The Ictalurus furcatus strain D&B chromosome 12, Billie_1.0, whole genome shotgun sequence nucleotide sequence TATTTTACTATTACAGATGCTTTGCaatgcattacatttatatttaacaataatataattgCTAATAAGTGACATAATTGGCAATTACTGtactgaacatgaatgatattAACACGAGTCTTTAACGTGTACCAGACCGTCCGACATATCGCAAATAACTTTTAATAAATACGAAAACATACAGCAGCATACATTTATTAACCGCGCGTAATACACTGTAACATTTTTGGCGAGTCAAACCAAACAACCAGTGTGGAAAATGGCTTTAAACGTGGTTAAATAACTTCCACATAAAAACAGGATATTGGTGTTCGGTCTTTCGCATGGAAGAACAGGAGGAATTAAACAAGGCATTCAACAAATAttgaataaaatacaaacaaacaaaaacatagtcCTGACATTCAGATACGTGAAATGTAGATTCTTTCACCTTTACGTACATGTTGTAACCATGACGCCGGATAAAATCCACCGATCGTCTACGTTTCTTCAGGCGTCGTCGCGCCATTGTTAATCACGAGACGTCTTCCCGAGCTGGTACGGCTCGGCTTGTCAAGTGTGTGTTTCGCGAAGCTGTACGAAAGCTAGGTTTGTGAGCTAGATACAACGAGGTATAGTGCGTCGTCTGGTGAAATATCAAAATGGACAGGATTCCAAACATGCATTCAAAAAGCACtgctttttataaaaataaaaaaaaacatttttaaaaacgtaaACAATTGTCGTAACACCAGAGACGGACTCCGGTCGTGAAATCTTTTCCTACACGTCTTATTTAAGGGTCTTGAAATGAAGGATTGGTTGAATTAGTACAGCGCCCATAACATGACCCTGAACCAATACAGCGAGAAAGATTTCTCAATTCTTAGTGCTTCTATAGTGCTTTATTCTGGACTAAACCCGACTGATAATTAATCTGTAAAGTGGTCTGGTACAGGATTACGCATGTGCTGATTACTGGGTACTCCatatgcaaggaataaaacaatagagggcatgctgttacgggaaaataaatcaataaccagcatgtcctgaagtcttttattcctcttatacaacaacAAGTTTGCCAATTATTacaatttcttttatttattattcgaCCATTCTTTTACagtacttttgtttgtttttttttaaatccatttacagCTACGttttatgttgtggaatgtctgcgaTGCGGGCAAGTTCGTCTTGAAACGTACGCTGAAGCCGAGGTCGTTCCCTCACCGGACCTCGTGAGGTTcgacaaacaaaataaataaaactaagcAGCTCGTCGTGTTAAGGCACAGACGTTCTCCAGcttaaacttaaagttacagctctacgtctgaccgttacaaagtgcgaacactggagactccttccgaaaatgttaaacaaacgtCTCCACCATGCTTGTCGACAGCATAGATGAAGATACAGCTAAACCTTTAGAGTATTTGAAACCGATTTACGATCATAACCCGATAAAGGGTTAGCTGATTGATTGTTATGATAttgaagtttttgttttttttttaaatatgagcaCATGCCCGTACAAGGAAAAATAACTAATCTGTGTAAACAAGGTCTCCAGGCGAACCACGGACTCACAATggcactttcatttaaaaagctcACAATTACAGGTGTTTTTAACACCAACCAGCTTATTTTTGGTTCTTGTTGAAAATACGTCTTCGTTTTCTTCATCAAATCACGCCAACTTCCACATTCTCATATCCTCAGATAACCCCAGCGTCCTGTCGTCCCTTCGAGCGTGTCCTCGTGCTGTTGTAGAAGTTAGCGGCgtgtctggccattctcttgtTCAAGACCTCCGATTTACAAGAGTCCGTCTCAATAACCATGCACAGAGTCACCGGCCCATCATCAGGCACATCTGGAACCGTCTTCAAGGCCTGGGTCTTCCCCAGCTTGGGGTGAAAGCAGCAGTAGTAGAGCATTTTAACCAACAGACCTGTCAGGTAGGAAAGcgggatgaggatgaggagaatAAGGGAATAGGATTGGCTCGTTTCTAGATCTCTGTAGCACCACCACGTGACCGTTAGGATTGCACTGTCGGTCACGACAAACATGTGGTAGATTGCGCTCCTGCCTCTGGTCCTACCTTCCACGACATTAAACCAGCTGAAGTACCAGATGACGCCTACAGTTGCCCGGTAGAGCCACTCTCCAGCTTTGCTGTCCATGAATTTGGTGTCCTGGAGGGAGGCCCAGAGCACAAACACGAGCCAAAGTGACAGGAAGTGAGCAAAAACGTAACAGGACAGGACGGAGGTGAAGAGGGACACGCACACTACGCGTGGGCCGATCAGCAACAGGTTCCACAGGAAGTAGACGGCAGAGGACAGCCATGTCTGCTTGGTCTTCTCAGGGAGGAAGAAACGCAGCGCGCGGTGGTAGTCCACCACCATCCACGCTACTGAAATGGTAGACGCGACTGCGCTCACATCTGCATGAGAAACACATCACatacattcttttatttatttcacaccgcaaacattatatactgtagaatTGCAACGAGTGCTGTTAAAGGAGAATAATAAACGACACGATGGTGGGAAGTTACCGTTACTACCCTGAagactcacattcactctctcactctctctctctctcaacaggATATAAAAAATGTCCTCCGTCCAGAAGGTTTTCCCCGTCTCGGAAAACTCGGAAAGTTACGGCTTTCCCTTACACTGTTACGTaaagcactgatactggagactccttgcataaacatctcacagaagacgttaccatagaaacaattaTACGTTGCTATTATTAGTTAAATAACAACGCATGTTCTTTTTGAGTTAGATTATTAATTTGTGCATTATTTGAGTTGGGTTATTTGGAGTCCCGTCATACAAGTCACTGTGTACGTAGTAGCTATAGAAACGAAAATGCATTAGAAACcgcgcattgatataaaccttaCCGAAAATTTaccaacacctcctgaccaattcGATTGGAGACTTTAAAAGTCTCTGCGATTTAACAGCTAAAATGAACCGTCAGCGTACGGTATATTTTCTCAGTACGTTACTACTAGCCAGGTCACTTCCTCTGAAAGTTCCTCAATCTCATCACGCATTCATCACTCAATCAGCCAGACTGTTATGCATGGAAGTCACATGAAGGTTAAAACAGAAGTGGTTCCTCACACTGGATGGTTCTGGCGTGATTACTGTGGATCATGATGTAGATCATAAGCGAGAGCTGTGGTATGCTCTCACAGAACGTCTCGATCAGCCGCAGCATGCTGAGGTCGTGGGTCAGGTAGGCGGCGTACTCTGAACCCCGTTCTCCTCGCCACCACACGCAGAAGCCCTGCCAGATTGCCGATACGTGCCTGCGGATCAACATCAGAGTATTGGCGCACATTTGATTTCCAGTCCTGAATCGTAACGGACAGGATTAAAACTAAAGAACACAGACAATGGTTTAAAAAAGCCCGTGTTCATCAAAAGATGGTTTAATCCGACCATCTTACAAGCGATTACATCTCTGGGTACTAGCTCTCGAGCGAACGTGAATGAGACtgtaatgaaagaaagagtCTAAGAGAGAATAATGTTTTTTGAcgtggacatttttgtcctctatggaccggtgtgtaactgtttttttttttttcactgactCACAAGGGTTAAAAACGTGATTTATGCTAAAACTTTCCCTCAGGTTATGAGGGATAACCTTCAGGGAAGTCCCTAATTTTCAGAAGTGCAGTCAGAAATTGTGAAGGGGAAGGGTTTCCCCAGGTCTCATGTTTCTTttagtaaaaaacaacaacaacaacaacaacaacttatatttatataacttataaaaaatatatatatataatttttttttttttttaaagtattaaaaaatgaaaggaaCATTTCTGAATGAAGGTAAACATCAGGTGTGTGAGATACAATCGAGCTTTCAATGTCCAGAAAGTGAGC carries:
- the xkr8.3 gene encoding XK-related protein 8.3; the protein is MDTSMFPRYSWLDFVFTVIGVCTYVFDVGSDLWLAQEFLRHGHFFWFGLLIGFMLTSSVTVQMFSWFWLKYDLELKTFQTTHKHMILFGSERRLRLTCFLHVFQLGFFFRHVSAIWQGFCVWWRGERGSEYAAYLTHDLSMLRLIETFCESIPQLSLMIYIMIHSNHARTIQYVSAVASTISVAWMVVDYHRALRFFLPEKTKQTWLSSAVYFLWNLLLIGPRVVCVSLFTSVLSCYVFAHFLSLWLVFVLWASLQDTKFMDSKAGEWLYRATVGVIWYFSWFNVVEGRTRGRSAIYHMFVVTDSAILTVTWWCYRDLETSQSYSLILLILIPLSYLTGLLVKMLYYCCFHPKLGKTQALKTVPDVPDDGPVTLCMVIETDSCKSEVLNKRMARHAANFYNSTRTRSKGRQDAGVI